The genomic interval GAGCTGCTGCTGCGCCGTCGGCGGCGTGGTGGCGGGGGGCGTCGTACCGGGGGGCGGTGTCGTGGAACTGGGAACGGTCGTCATGGCTGTGGCCTCAGACTCGGATGTCGAGCCGTGTGTCGCTCGACGACACCTGGCCCAGGGAAACGGTGGATGCGGCGCTGTCGACGGCCGCGATGGCGCGCGCGGCGAGCGTGCGGCCGCGCGAGGAGGCGGCGCTGCCGCCGCCATGGCCGCTGCCTTGCTGCTGGCCCTTGAGCGAGAAGGCGAGGCCGTTCTGCGACAGGTCGAGGCCGGCATCCTTCAGCGCGCGTTCGAGCTGCGGCTGGTCCTTCTGCAGGAGTTCGAGGGTCTGCGGCTTCTCGACCGACAGCATGGCCTGCGCCTTGCCGGCATCGTCCACCGTCAGGCGCACATCGACGCGGCCGAGCTCGGCCGGGTCGAGCCGGATGTCGAAATGCCTGGAGCCGCCTTCCGATTTCGATGCGATGTTGAAGGCGAGCGTCGCGATGTCGGGCTGTGCCGGATGGCCGATCTGAAGCTGGGCCGAGACCGCGGCGTTGGCGGCCGCGGGCTGCGACGGCGCGGCCGGCGCGGCGGCAAGAATGGGCGGCGCCGGTTGCGGCGGCGCGGTTTGCGCATGGGCCGGCGGCGCGGCGGCGGGCGCATCGGGAAGCTGCGGTGCATTCGAGGACGTCTGCGTCGCTTTGCTGTCCGGGTTCGGGGGAGCGGACGGATCGGTCGCGGGCGGCGTCGCCGGCTTCGCGGCATCCGCCGGCGCATGCACCGGCAGCGCGCTCGCCACCTTCTGATCGGTGAAGACGCGGCCCAGCGCCTTGCCGGCGTCGGCGAGTGCCGATGCGGCGGACTGGCGGCCCTGCGACTTCGCGTTGCCGATCTGCGGCTTGGCGGCGTCGCCCGGCTGGGCCGGTTTGGCGATCGTGCCGGCCGGCTGCATCGCCGCGGCGGCAATATCGGTGGCGGCCTCCTGCACGGGGACGGTGGGCAGCGGGGCAGCTTGCGGCGCGGCCGGGGGCGCTGCCGTTTCCGGGTCGGTCGCCGGCGCGGGATCGGAGGGCGGCGCCGTGGTCACCGTCGCCGGATCGACGACGTTCGGCGTCGCAGCGCTCGCGGGCTGCGGCGGCGTCTGCGCGAGGTTCGGATCGGTCGCGTCGGACTGGCGGTGCGCGGCATGCGATGCCATGCGCCCCGGCTGTGCGCGAACGCCGCGATGCGGCGCGTCCGCGGTCTTGAGCGGCTTGGCCGATGGGCTCTTCGACACATCGGGCGTCGCGTCCGGATCCTCGGCGGCGGCATCGCTGCGCGGTTTGGCGGACACCGCGTCGTCGCTATCGCGCGCCACGGCATCGTCCGCCTCGGTGGGGACGGTTTGCGCCGCTGCCGGTGTCGCAACGCCCGTTTGCGCAACCGGGGTCGACGCGTCGGACGGCGCGGGATCGGCCGCGACCGGCAGCGAAGGATCGCCGGCGGTCTGTACCGAAGGATCGGGCGCGCTCGGCGCATCGCTCGGCGCGGCGGTGACGTTCGCGCCGCCGGCGGCCTGCACGATCTCGTCGAGCAGGGCGGCGAACGCATCGTCCGTTGCCGTCGGCGGTGCAACGGCGCCGCCCGCGGCAATGGCTTGCCGTCCGTTGGTCACGACATTCGCTGCAAGGGTGCTCACAAGCCGATCCGCGCTGTTCCGCACGGCGTCGTAGCAAGGCCCGGACCAGATGGTTTTCGCGCGCCTTTGCGCGTCTTACGGCGAAAGCCGCCGCCGCGCGGTCGGCGCGAGGGGGCACGAACTGCCGCGACCGGCAAACTCTGCCGGCCCGGGTGACGATTCCTGCCGCGGCGACGGCGCAATGCCTGCGAAAATCGCGCGAAAGCCATGGCATAGGCCTTGCGATCCCGTCTTCGGCGGCAAAGCAATTCGCGGGATCGATCGCGTGAGTTTGAACGGCATCGCAGCGTCGGCGCTCAGCGCGCTCCAGACCAACAGCACGGCGCTGCGGGTGGTCTCGAACAACGTCGCGAACCTCAACACCCAGGGCTATGCGCGCCGCGTCGTCAACGAGGCGACGCTCAGCAATGGCGGCACGCTCGGCGGCGTCACGATCGCCGACATCCAGCGCGTCGCCGACCAGTTTCTCGATGCCGAGCAGCTCGCATCGGGCGCGTCGTCCGCGCGCTACGACACCCAGGCATCCGTCTTCGACCAACTGAACGGCATCTTCGGCCAGCCCGGCGACGGGACCAGCCTCACCGCGCAGCTCAGCAATGTGTCCGCCGCGCTCGGCCAGGCGGCCCTCGCGCCCACGTCCAGCGCCAACCAGGTCGGCACGCTGAACAGCCTGCAGAACCTCGCGGCCACGCTCTCCAGCCTGTCCTCGCAGGTCTCCGGCCTGCGGGGCCAGGTCGACCAGCAGGTCGCGGCGACGGTCACCGGCGCCAACGCGCTGATCAAGCAGGTCTACGACCTGAACATGCAGATCAAGACGGCGCAGTCCGGCGGCGACACCGCCTCGGCCCTGCTCGACCAGCGCGACACCGCGCTCCAGAGCCTGTCGCAGTTCGTCGGCGTCCGCACTGTGCCCCAGGACGACGGTCGCATCACCGTGATGACGAATGACGGCATCAGCCTCGTCGGCGACAGCTACGCGCAACTTTCCTATTCACCGGGCGCCAACAACGGCACCTATGGCTCGATCACCACCCAGGACATCAATCCGGCCTCGGGCCAGCCGATCTCGCCGCCGCAGAATTTCGAGCCGCACCTGGATTCGGGCAAGCTCAAGGGCCTGCTCGACATGCGCGACGGCACGCTGTCCGATCTCGGCCAGGAAATCGGCAATCTCGCGCGCACCACCGCGCTGGCTTATAATACGCAGCACAACGCCAACACCGCCTTTCCGCCGCCGGCCTCGCTGACCGGCCGCAACACCGGCCTCACCGCCGCCGATGCGCTGAACTTCTCCGGCAAGACGACGATCGCCGTGACGGATTCCAGCGGCACGATGGTCAGCCGCATCGACGTGAACTTCGGCGCCCGCACGATTTCGGTCAACGGCGCGCCCGCCACCTCCTTCGCCAACACCGTCGGGGGCTTCGCCACCGCGCTCAACACCGCGCTCGGCGCCAATGGCAGCGCCAGCTTCGCCAACGGCGTGCTCAGCGTCTCCGCGTCCGGCGGCAACGGCATCGTCACGCAGGACGACGCGACCACGCCGGCCGACCGCGGCGGCTCGGGCTTCGCGCAGTTCTTCGGCCTGAACGACCTCTTCCGCTCCGCCGCGCCGTCGATCCTCTCGACCGGGCTTTCCGCCGGCGATGCCAGCGGCTTCGCCGCCGGCAGCCAGATCAGCCTGCAGCTCAAGGGTCCCAATGGCGAGGTCGCCAAGACCGCGACGGTCACGCTGACCGCCGGCATGACGATCGGCAATGTGGTGACGGCGCTCAACACCGCGATGGGCGGGGCGGCGACCTTCACGCTCAACCCCGACGGCTCGATCGGCGAGACCCAGTCCAACAGTCTTTCGACCTATTCGCTGAACGTCACCAACGACACCACGGCGCGCGGCAACACCGGCATGAGCTTCAGCCAGCTCTTCGGCATCGGCACCAACCAGACCGCGCTCGCGGCCTCCGGCTTTTCGGTCAACAGCCAGATCGCGGCGGCGCCGCAGCGCCTCGCCTTCGCGACCGCGCAGATCACATCGTCGACCTCGGCGGGCGATGCGATCGTCGGCCATGGCGACAATTCCGGCGCGGTGGCACTGCAGAATGTCGGCTCGGCGACGCAGAGTTTCGCCAAGGCGGGCGACATGGCGGCGCAGACCGGCGCGCTCAGCGACTATGCGGCGGCGTTCTACCAGGACGTCGCGACCCGGGGCTCGGCCGCGGCCGCGAACCAGGCCGCGCAGGACGACCGCTTCCAGGAGGCGCAGTCGCGCCAATCGGCGAATTCGGGCGTCAATCTCGACGAAGAACTCACCAACATGATGACCTATCAGCAGGCCTATAGCGCGGGCGCGCGGATGCTGTCGGTCGTCCAGCAGCTCTACGACACGCTGCTGCAGATCCAGTAAGAGCGAGCCATGACGATCGAGCGCACCTCCACCTCCGGCCAGTCGCAATTCCTGCTGTCGCAGATCCAGTCCGCCGTGCAGCAGCTCGACAAGACCCAGGCCCAGGTCGCCAGCGGCAAGGCGTCGACCGACTATTCGGGCCTCGGCGACAAGGTCTCGGTGCTCGAAGCCGCGCGCACCGCCGCCAGCAAGGCCGACGCCTACCAGGCGAGCACCACCCAGGCGGTGAGCCAGGCCGATCTCCAGGATTCGCAGCTCAGCTCGCTGTCCGACCTCGCCAACCAGCTCCGCCAGGCGATCACCACCTCGGTCGCGAACGGCGACGGCTCGACGCTGATGGCGACCGCGCAGGGCATCTTCGACCAGGCGAGCCAGATCCTGAACACCAAGGACGCCAACGGCAATTATCTCTATGGCGGGGAGAAGGACAACACGCCGCCGGTCAACGTCACCTCGCTGTCGCAGCTCGCGGCGCTGCCGTCGGTCTCGGGGGCGTTCTCCAACGGCACGATGAAGAAGTCGGTGATGGTCGGCGACGGCCAGAACGTGCAGGTCGGCGTGCTCGCCTCCGACGTCGCCACCGGCCTGATGCAGACGCTGAAGGACCTCGCGAGCTTCGATGCCGGCCCGTCCGGCAATTTCGCCGCCACCCAGAACCTGACCCAGGCGCAGAACAGTTTCCTCACGGGCGAGATCCCGACCGCGGCGGACGCCGCGACCGGGGTGAACGCCGCCGCCGCCGCGAACGGCTTCGTCTACAACCAGCTCAAGGACGCGTCTGATCACCAGACCGCGCTGTCGACGCTCTACAAGGGCTTCGTCTCGGACATCGAGAACGTCGACATGCCGACCGCGATCACCCAGCTCAACCAGAACCAGATCGCGCTCCAGGCCGCGCTGCAGGTCACGGCACAGCTGAACCAGGTCTCGCTGCTGAACTATCTGCCGCAGTCCTAGCCCGTCTAGGCTTCCACCCCCGCCGGAATGACATAGCCGGCGCGCGGCAGCAGCAGGCGCAGCAGCGGTCCTGTCATCACCGTGGTGACGACCGCCATGATGACCAGCATGGTGAAGACGTTCTGCGGGATGAATCCCAGGTCGAAGCCGATGTTGAGGACGATCAGCTCCATCAGGGCGCGGGTGTTCATCAACGAGCCCAGGATCATGGACTCCTGGTGGTTGAAGCCGGAGATCCGGCCGGCGAGATAGACCGGAACGATCTTGCCCAGGATCGCCGCGGTCAGCACCACGGCCAGCCATTGCCAGTCCGACGCGCTCGCCAGCCCCAGCACATTGGTGCGCAGGCCCGTATAGGTGAAGAACACCGGTAGGAAGAACACCAGCACGAACTTGCCGATCTGCGCCCGCCAGGCCTCGACGAAGGTCTTGTCCTGGTGGAACAGGAGCCCGGCGAGGAAGCCGCCGAAGATCGTGAAGATGCCGAGCTTGTAGGTGCAGATGCCCATCACGAAGATCAGGCAGAGCACGACCGTCATCAGGTTGGGCGGCACATGGCCGTCGGCGACCGGTATCCTGGCCAGCAGCCATCTCACCAGCGGGCGCAGCAGCAGCCACGCGACGGCGGCCAGGACGAATATGCCGCCCACCTGCAAGCCGATGGCGCCGGTCGAGAACTGCGCCGAGGCATAGGCCGAAATGCCCGCGAGCAGCACCCAGCCCGTCACGTCGTTGCTGGCCGCAGCCGAGATCGCCACCACGCCGATCTCGGTGCGCGTCAGATCGAACTCGCGCAGGATGCGGCCGAGGATCGGCACCGCCGTGATCGCCAGGCCGACGCCGAAGAACAGGCTGTAGGTCAAAGGATCGATATGCGGCGCCAGGTAGGACGACGAGTATTGGCCGATGCCGAAGCCGAGCGCGAAGGGCACGGCGACCGAGGCCGCCGCGATGCCCAGCGTGCCGTTGCGATTGCGCTTGCGCGCCATATGGCCGAACTCGAAATCGGTTCCGATCTGGAACATCAGGAGCACCAGCCCGATCTGGCTGATGATGGTGATGGGCGGCGAGGCCTTGGCGCCGAACAGCGCCATCGAGGCGTCGGGAAAGAAATGTCCGAACAGCGAAGGGCCGAGCAGCAGGCCGGCCAGGATCTCGCCGATGACGCCTGGCTGTCCGAGGCGGCGCAGGATCTGATTGCCGATTCGCGCCGCGGCGATCATGACGATGAGCTGCAGCAGGACCGCAAACAGCAGGTTTTCCGTTTGATGGACCGACGAATGCATGGCGCTCCCTCCTGTTTCATCTCTTCCGAACTTGCGGCGCCGCTCAGGGCGTCTGTGCGGCGGACACCGGGGACTCCAGCTCGCGCAGGTCGCGCCCGCGCGTCTCGCGCCCGTAGAAGGCGACCAGCGCCAGACCCAGTATGGTCGGAACGGCGATCAGCAGGGCCGCGGCGCCCAGCGTCGGCACCGCCGCGGCCACGCTCAGGCCCTGGCAGATGAGCCCGCCCGTCTTGCTGCACCCCGCCACCCAGCCGGTCGCCCGTCCGCGCACCCGCACCGGATAGTTCTCGGCGGCGTAAGGCAGCAGGATCGAGATCACCCCCGTCGAGCCCAGGATCAGAAGCGTGATCGGCACCAGCGGATTGGACACCGCCGGCAGCCCGCTCTGGCGCAGCATCACCGCCAGCATGCCGAGCACGGTGATGCCGATCATCACGATGAGCGAGCCCCGCGTGCTCCATCGCGTGTAGAGAAAGGCGGCCAGCACCACGACCGGCGCCGCGATCAGCGAGGATTGCGCGATGATCTTGCCCGCCGCGCCCATGTCGCGTCCCTCGGCGATCAATTCGCTGGGCAGCCACAGCAGCAGACCGAAATTGACGAAGCCCCAGGACAGCGCCACGAGGGTGAGCGCGATTGTGGTGCCGAGATAGCGCCGATCCGCGGGCGGCAGGTGCGAATGATCCTGTCTGGCCTCCTCGTCCCAGTCCTCGCTCTGCGTCGCGATCACCGAGCCGAAGCGCGCCAGCACCGCATAGGCCTCCCTTGTCTGGCCGATATGCATCAGGAAGCGCGCCGATTCCGGAATGAAGGCGCTGAGCCCGATCAGCATCAAGCCGGTCGGCATGTTCAGGAACCACATGATCCGCCAGCCGAAGATCGGTTGCAGCAGCGACGCCAGGCCCGAAGCCGCGAGATAGCCGCCGACCGCGCCGATGCCGCCGACGATCACCAGGCTGAGGCCGCGATATTTGGTCGGCATGATCTCGGCCAAGAGGGCATAGGCCACGGGCAGCATGCCGCCGGCCGACAATCCCATGAGGAAGCACATGAACACGTTCCACCACAGCGACGGCATGGCGCCGCAGATCGACGTGCCGATGAACATGACGGCCGAGAGCAGGATCGTGGCGCGCCGCCCATAAATGTCCGCCAGCGCCCCCCAGATGAAGGAGCCGAGCGCCGTGCCGATCAGGGCGGAGAAGGGCAGGAACGCGACCACGGCTTTCGAGACGTTGTACTCGACCCGCATGCCCGGCGTGACCAGCCCCAGGCTGGCGGGTTTCATAATGTCGATGACGAGCGCCATGGCGAGCGCGATCGCCGCGAGCCAATGCGCCAAGGTGAGCGGCGCGTCTTCCGGCGCCATGATCTTCTGGTGCGGCAGCAGCGCGTGCGCGCTCGCCTCCCTGGGCACCAGGCCGTAAGCGGCGAAGCCGATGCCGGCGACGATGAGTGCCATCCCCCACAGCATGCCGGGATCCATCGGCATGCCGGCCAGGACAAAGCCCATGTCCTTCGCCATCAGGAACATCGGCAGATGCAGGACCACGCCGGCCGTGACGGCGGCGCAGCCGATCCAGAAGACGAGCGCATTGCGCCGCGCGGAAAACATGAACAATCCCATGGCGTGGCCTGCCGACGCGGGACGAAGGAACAGGTCGACCGCCGGCGGACGCCGCCCCTTCGCGCCGCGGAGCCGGTAACGGAACCGCCGCGGCCGAAAACGCCGGTACGTGCCCGTTGACGATTTTGGTGTTTGCGCCGCGGCCCTCGAGCACGCGCGCGCATCCCTGTATAGCGCTACCATCGCAAATGATGCAATTCTAAAATTGCAGGCGGCGGTGCGAGAGCGCGCCTTGGTTAAGCCGCCGCCGGGAGGGAGCATCGTTCATGACCGACACGCGCATCCGCAGCGTGGTGATCGTCGGCGGCGGCACCGCCGGCTGGATGGCCGCGGCCAGCCTCGCCAAATTCCTGGAGAACATGAACGTCCGCATAAGGCTGATCGAATCGGAAGAGATCGGTACCGTGGGCGTGGGCGAAGCCACCATTCCGCCGATCATCGATTTCATCCGCGTGCTCGGCATCGACGAGAACGAGATCATCCGCCAGATCAAGGCGACCTTCAAACTCGGCATCGGCTTCGCCGACTGGACGCGGCCGGGCGATTTCTACTTCCACCCCTTCGGGCCGACCGGCTTCGGGATGGGCTCCGTCTCCTTCCCGTCCTACTGGCTGAAGATGCGCCTCGAGGGAAAGGCGTCGCGGCTGGAGGACTATTCGATGCAGGCCGTGGCGGCCGAGCAGGGCAAGTTCATGCGCCCGGTGCACGCGCCGAACACGCCGCTGAACAAGATCACCTATGCGCTGCATTTCGACGCCTCGCTGTTCGCGCGCTATCTGCGGACCTGGTCGGAGGCGCGCGGCGTGGTGCGCACCGAAGGCAAGGTGCGGCAGGTCTCGCTCGGCCTCGAGAACGGCTTCATCGAATCGGTGACCCTGGAAAGCGGCGAGACGGTCGCGGGCGACCTCTTCGTCGACTGCAGCGGCTTCCGCGGCGTCCTGATCGAGCAGGCGCTGAAGACCGGCTATGAGGACTGGACCCGCTGGCTGCCCTGCGACCGCGCCCTGGCCGTGCCCAGCGAGAGCGTCGGCGCGCCGGCGCCCTACACGCTGGCCACGGCGCGCGACGCGGGCTGGCAATGGCGCATCCCGCTGCAGCACCGCGTCGGCAACGGCCATGTCTATTGCAGCGGCTTCATCGCGGACGACAAGGCGGCCGATGTGCTGCTCGCCAACCTGCAAGCCAAGGCGCTGCGCGATCCGATGCCGTTGCGCTTCACCACCGGCCGGCGCCGCAAGGCCTGGAACAAGAACTGCGTCGCCCTCGGCCTCGCCTCCGGCTTCCTCGAACCCCTGGAATCGACCAGCATCCATCTGATCCATCGCGGCATCGCGATGCTGCTGAAATTCTTTCCCGACCGCAATTTCGAACAGGCCGACATCGACCGCTACAACAAGATCTTCGAATTCGAGTTCGGCCGGGTGCGCGACTTTCTGCTGCTGCACTACACCCACACCGAACGCGAAGGCGCCTTCTGGGAGCATTGCCGCAACATTCCCCTGACCGACAGCCTTCAGGAGAAGATCGACCTCTTCCGCAGCCATGGCCGCATCCTGCGCGAGGACACCGAACTCTTCCCGATCCAGAGCTGGCTGTTCGTGATGAGCGGCCAGGCCATCGTGCCGCGCGGCTACGATGCGATGGTCGACAGCCTCGACGCGCAGAAGATCAAGGCCAATCTGGACGACATCCGCGTCGTGGTGCGCCGCTGCGCCGACGCCATGCCGTCGCACCAGGATTTCATCGACCAGAACTGCTCGTCGTTCCGGGTCTCTCTGGCCGAGCCGCGCCCGGTCGATCCGAAAGTGAGCGCCTACACGCTGGCGCGGGACGCCGGCACCTAGGGTCGGCGGATCGCGCGGCGCGGAACATGAACAGCGCGGCAATCATCGGTGCGCCGTTCTGCCTGATTTTCGATCAGAAACGAATCGGCGAAACCGTGACTCCGTTGCAGGCGTGACGAGTCATTGCTCCGGTTCCTCGCTTCTGTATCAATGGACCGGACGGCAAGGCTGGGGGCGATGTGGCGAGACAGATTGACGGGGGCGCCGGTGCCGGCCCGGCCGGCGCGCGGGCCCTCATGCGCCGGTCCATCGCCGCCGCCACCGTCGGCAACGCGCTCGAATTCTACGACTTCATCACCTACGCCTTCTTCGCGATCCAGATCGGTCACGCCTTCTTCCCGTCGCACAACGCCTATGCCAGCTTGATGCTGTCCCTGGCGACGTTCGGCGCGGGGTTCGTCACGCGGCCCATCGGCGGCATCGTGATCGGGGCCTATGCCGACCGCGTCGGCCGCAGGCCGGCGATGATGCTCAGCTTCACGATGATGGGCTGCGCCATCATCGCGATCGCGCTCATTCCCTCCTATGCGACCATCGGGATCGCGGCGCCGATCCTGGCGGTCCTGGCGCGCATGGTGCAGGGCTTCTCGCTGGGCGGCGAAGTCGGCCCTACCACCGCCTATCTGCTGGAAGCCGCGCCGCTGAACGGACGCGGACTTGCGGTCTCCTGGCAGAGCGCGAGCCAGAGCGTCGCCGCCACGGTGGGCGGGCTGGTCGGCGTCGGCCTCTCGGCGTTCATGGCGCCGGCGGCGCTGGATGCCTATGGCTGGCGCATCGCGTTTCTGCTGGGCGCGGTGACCTTGCCGTTCGGGCTCTGGATCCGGCGCGGCCTGCCGGAAACGCTGCACGCGCCGGATCCGACCGGACCGGTCTCCACCGCGCGCACCGGGCTGGGCGCCGTGCGCGAGAATTGGCGCATCATCGTGCTCGCCCTGATCGCGCTGGCCTCCGGCACGATCGGCACCTACATCTTCGACTACATCACGACCTTCGCGCAGGACACGCTGCACATCTCGGCGACCGTCGCGTTCCTGGCGGGCGCGCTCGGCAATGTGGCGGCCATCGTCGCGGTGCTGTGGGGCGGCTGGCTCTCGGACCGCATCGGACGCCGGCCGGTGATGATCTGGTCCAATCTCGGCTTTCTCGTCCTGATCCTCCCGATCTTCTTCTGGATCGTGGAGACCCGCAGCGCGGTGGCGCTGCTCGTCGGCAGCATCACGCTCGGCTTCGTGTGTTCGATCAATGGCGGGGCGTTCTACGCCGCGGTGACCGAAACCCTGCCCAAGCGCATTCGCGGCGCCGCCTTCGCGACCATCTACGCCACCTCGATCGCGTTTTTCGGCGGCACGACCCAGCTTGTCGTCACCTGGCTGATCCACTTCACCGGCAGCGCGCTGGCGCCCGCCTGGTATCTGTTCGGCGCCACGATCGTGGGCCAGATCGCCTATATGCTGATCCTCGAAAGCGCGCCGGCGAAGAACCCGGTCGCTCCGGCCCCCGCCTGACGCGTTCGCGCCGATTATCCTGTTGATCGCGGCGGCGCGGATGAAGTAACTTTAATTTTGGGCGGAAATGGCGGGGGTGGGATGCGCGGCAGTGTCCTCAGTTTCGATCCGAATCGGGGCGAGGGGATCATTCTCGCCGACGACGGCAATCGCCGCCCCTTCACCGAACAATATTGGTCGGACAAGGCGTCCCGTCCGGTGGCGGGGCTTACGGTCGATTTCGTGACCGACGGCGAATCCGCCAGGGACATATTCGCGATCCGGCAGGCCCCGGCGTCCGCGCCGCCCCAGGCGCCGCGCGGTCCCGCGGCCAGTCCGTCCACGAGCGACGGGTCCCTGCTCGGCGGCCTGTCGCTGGGCGCGGCCGTATTGGGCCTGCTTCCCGGCTTCGGCGTGCTGTTCCTGATCGCCGGCTTCGTTCTCGGCATCATGGCGCGCCGGCAGGCCAAGATCGCCGGAAACTCGACGGGCCTGATGCTCGGCGCGATCGGCATCGCGCTCTCGTCTATCGTCGTCGTCGTGGAGCTGATCTTCGTCGTGTTCCTCGGCGCCGTGCTGTTCGCCAGCAGCACCGGCAGTCCATGAGCGATCTCGCCGACAAGGCCCGGCGGGACTATGAGGTCGTGAAGGGGATCGTCACCGCCAGCTATGACGACTTCATGCGCGTCCGGAAGGAAGACGGAAGCACGCTCGGCTTCAAGATGAAGGGTCCCGCCACCGGGCTTCAGCCGGGAACCCAGGTCGGCATCGTGGCGCATCGCGGCACCGACCAGGCGATCTTCCTCGTCGATCGCCAATC from Rhizomicrobium sp. carries:
- a CDS encoding flagellar hook-length control protein FliK, producing the protein MSTLAANVVTNGRQAIAAGGAVAPPTATDDAFAALLDEIVQAAGGANVTAAPSDAPSAPDPSVQTAGDPSLPVAADPAPSDASTPVAQTGVATPAAAQTVPTEADDAVARDSDDAVSAKPRSDAAAEDPDATPDVSKSPSAKPLKTADAPHRGVRAQPGRMASHAAHRQSDATDPNLAQTPPQPASAATPNVVDPATVTTAPPSDPAPATDPETAAPPAAPQAAPLPTVPVQEAATDIAAAAMQPAGTIAKPAQPGDAAKPQIGNAKSQGRQSAASALADAGKALGRVFTDQKVASALPVHAPADAAKPATPPATDPSAPPNPDSKATQTSSNAPQLPDAPAAAPPAHAQTAPPQPAPPILAAAPAAPSQPAAANAAVSAQLQIGHPAQPDIATLAFNIASKSEGGSRHFDIRLDPAELGRVDVRLTVDDAGKAQAMLSVEKPQTLELLQKDQPQLERALKDAGLDLSQNGLAFSLKGQQQGSGHGGGSAASSRGRTLAARAIAAVDSAASTVSLGQVSSSDTRLDIRV
- the flgK gene encoding flagellar hook-associated protein FlgK, coding for MSLNGIAASALSALQTNSTALRVVSNNVANLNTQGYARRVVNEATLSNGGTLGGVTIADIQRVADQFLDAEQLASGASSARYDTQASVFDQLNGIFGQPGDGTSLTAQLSNVSAALGQAALAPTSSANQVGTLNSLQNLAATLSSLSSQVSGLRGQVDQQVAATVTGANALIKQVYDLNMQIKTAQSGGDTASALLDQRDTALQSLSQFVGVRTVPQDDGRITVMTNDGISLVGDSYAQLSYSPGANNGTYGSITTQDINPASGQPISPPQNFEPHLDSGKLKGLLDMRDGTLSDLGQEIGNLARTTALAYNTQHNANTAFPPPASLTGRNTGLTAADALNFSGKTTIAVTDSSGTMVSRIDVNFGARTISVNGAPATSFANTVGGFATALNTALGANGSASFANGVLSVSASGGNGIVTQDDATTPADRGGSGFAQFFGLNDLFRSAAPSILSTGLSAGDASGFAAGSQISLQLKGPNGEVAKTATVTLTAGMTIGNVVTALNTAMGGAATFTLNPDGSIGETQSNSLSTYSLNVTNDTTARGNTGMSFSQLFGIGTNQTALAASGFSVNSQIAAAPQRLAFATAQITSSTSAGDAIVGHGDNSGAVALQNVGSATQSFAKAGDMAAQTGALSDYAAAFYQDVATRGSAAAANQAAQDDRFQEAQSRQSANSGVNLDEELTNMMTYQQAYSAGARMLSVVQQLYDTLLQIQ
- a CDS encoding flagellin, whose protein sequence is MTIERTSTSGQSQFLLSQIQSAVQQLDKTQAQVASGKASTDYSGLGDKVSVLEAARTAASKADAYQASTTQAVSQADLQDSQLSSLSDLANQLRQAITTSVANGDGSTLMATAQGIFDQASQILNTKDANGNYLYGGEKDNTPPVNVTSLSQLAALPSVSGAFSNGTMKKSVMVGDGQNVQVGVLASDVATGLMQTLKDLASFDAGPSGNFAATQNLTQAQNSFLTGEIPTAADAATGVNAAAAANGFVYNQLKDASDHQTALSTLYKGFVSDIENVDMPTAITQLNQNQIALQAALQVTAQLNQVSLLNYLPQS
- a CDS encoding cation:proton antiporter, whose amino-acid sequence is MHSSVHQTENLLFAVLLQLIVMIAAARIGNQILRRLGQPGVIGEILAGLLLGPSLFGHFFPDASMALFGAKASPPITIISQIGLVLLMFQIGTDFEFGHMARKRNRNGTLGIAAASVAVPFALGFGIGQYSSSYLAPHIDPLTYSLFFGVGLAITAVPILGRILREFDLTRTEIGVVAISAAASNDVTGWVLLAGISAYASAQFSTGAIGLQVGGIFVLAAVAWLLLRPLVRWLLARIPVADGHVPPNLMTVVLCLIFVMGICTYKLGIFTIFGGFLAGLLFHQDKTFVEAWRAQIGKFVLVFFLPVFFTYTGLRTNVLGLASASDWQWLAVVLTAAILGKIVPVYLAGRISGFNHQESMILGSLMNTRALMELIVLNIGFDLGFIPQNVFTMLVIMAVVTTVMTGPLLRLLLPRAGYVIPAGVEA
- a CDS encoding MFS transporter, producing the protein MGLFMFSARRNALVFWIGCAAVTAGVVLHLPMFLMAKDMGFVLAGMPMDPGMLWGMALIVAGIGFAAYGLVPREASAHALLPHQKIMAPEDAPLTLAHWLAAIALAMALVIDIMKPASLGLVTPGMRVEYNVSKAVVAFLPFSALIGTALGSFIWGALADIYGRRATILLSAVMFIGTSICGAMPSLWWNVFMCFLMGLSAGGMLPVAYALLAEIMPTKYRGLSLVIVGGIGAVGGYLAASGLASLLQPIFGWRIMWFLNMPTGLMLIGLSAFIPESARFLMHIGQTREAYAVLARFGSVIATQSEDWDEEARQDHSHLPPADRRYLGTTIALTLVALSWGFVNFGLLLWLPSELIAEGRDMGAAGKIIAQSSLIAAPVVVLAAFLYTRWSTRGSLIVMIGITVLGMLAVMLRQSGLPAVSNPLVPITLLILGSTGVISILLPYAAENYPVRVRGRATGWVAGCSKTGGLICQGLSVAAAVPTLGAAALLIAVPTILGLALVAFYGRETRGRDLRELESPVSAAQTP
- a CDS encoding tryptophan halogenase family protein gives rise to the protein MTDTRIRSVVIVGGGTAGWMAAASLAKFLENMNVRIRLIESEEIGTVGVGEATIPPIIDFIRVLGIDENEIIRQIKATFKLGIGFADWTRPGDFYFHPFGPTGFGMGSVSFPSYWLKMRLEGKASRLEDYSMQAVAAEQGKFMRPVHAPNTPLNKITYALHFDASLFARYLRTWSEARGVVRTEGKVRQVSLGLENGFIESVTLESGETVAGDLFVDCSGFRGVLIEQALKTGYEDWTRWLPCDRALAVPSESVGAPAPYTLATARDAGWQWRIPLQHRVGNGHVYCSGFIADDKAADVLLANLQAKALRDPMPLRFTTGRRRKAWNKNCVALGLASGFLEPLESTSIHLIHRGIAMLLKFFPDRNFEQADIDRYNKIFEFEFGRVRDFLLLHYTHTEREGAFWEHCRNIPLTDSLQEKIDLFRSHGRILREDTELFPIQSWLFVMSGQAIVPRGYDAMVDSLDAQKIKANLDDIRVVVRRCADAMPSHQDFIDQNCSSFRVSLAEPRPVDPKVSAYTLARDAGT
- a CDS encoding MFS transporter, coding for MARQIDGGAGAGPAGARALMRRSIAAATVGNALEFYDFITYAFFAIQIGHAFFPSHNAYASLMLSLATFGAGFVTRPIGGIVIGAYADRVGRRPAMMLSFTMMGCAIIAIALIPSYATIGIAAPILAVLARMVQGFSLGGEVGPTTAYLLEAAPLNGRGLAVSWQSASQSVAATVGGLVGVGLSAFMAPAALDAYGWRIAFLLGAVTLPFGLWIRRGLPETLHAPDPTGPVSTARTGLGAVRENWRIIVLALIALASGTIGTYIFDYITTFAQDTLHISATVAFLAGALGNVAAIVAVLWGGWLSDRIGRRPVMIWSNLGFLVLILPIFFWIVETRSAVALLVGSITLGFVCSINGGAFYAAVTETLPKRIRGAAFATIYATSIAFFGGTTQLVVTWLIHFTGSALAPAWYLFGATIVGQIAYMLILESAPAKNPVAPAPA